The genomic region CCGTGGCGTTGAtgtcgccgcggcgcgaggCAGTCATGAGGAACTTCTCGAGGGCGGGCATGTCAGTCGCCCAGGGCCCGTTGTCGAACGCCTTAACGAGCGAGAGGATGTGCGAGAGCGAGACGGTCTCGTACACACGCGAGAGCTCCTGGATGAGACGCGAGAGCACAACGTCACGGAGAGCGGGGAGGTAAGCGGCGTAGTCGGCCGAGAGGTTGGCAACAATGGGAGCAAGCTGCTTGCAGGCCTTAAGGGGCTGGAAGTCGGTCTCAATGATGTTATAGAGCTGGCGGACCTCGGCGGGGACGCGCTTAAGGTGCTTGGCAGCGGCATCCTGGACGAGGGCCTCACGCGTGGGCATCTtggggaggttgaggagggcgatgagACGCTGCTTggtctcgacgtcgccaagAGGCACAGCAAGGGCCGAGAGCAGGACAGCAGCAGGGGCGTTCTCCTTGACGGAGCCCGCACGCTCAGCGTACTGGTAGTAGCGGCTCCAGGCGGCAGCGTGGAAGACGGCGACCTGCTTGCCGCCTTCGGCGTTGAAGATCTGAGTGAGCTTCTCGTAGTAGTTGGCCATCATCGAGGGCTTGgcgcccttcttgccggCAACGAGGTCGTGCACGTCCTGGATCGAGCGGAAGGCCTCCTGCcagagctcgagctcaacgGCGGTCTCGAGCTGCAGGAAGCGCGTGTCGAGGTGGCGTGACAAGgtctcggggtcggcgaggttgatCGAGTGCGCCTGGTGCGAGTACTTGGTAGCGTTCTGGAGGTCCTTGCGGAGACGCTGTTCGCAGAGGCGGCGGAAGTCGCTCTTACGCTGGTGCTGCTTGCAGAACGCAAAGGCGCGGTTGGCAATCTGCTGGtagacgagctcgaggcggtcgtTGCCCTTGGCAATGTCGAGTGACACGTCGTACGCGTCGTACGTGAACTTTTGGGCAGggtggacgaggcggcgctcaaTGCGCTCACGATCGCCCGCGCTCTCGAGGAACGAGTCGTACAGCATAGTCACGGGTTGGAGGCGaaggtcgtcgtcctgctcctcagccgcgccgccgccgagagctgcaatctccttctccgccttGACCATCGCATCGGCGAGGCGTGCCTCAGCCTTGTCGATAAAGTGCAGGAGCACCTTCTCGATCGACGCAACATTCACATTTTGCGCAGTGTTCTTGTACTGCACGagcacctcgcgcgcatCACTCTTGCGCTGCAGCGCAACGCAGAGGTCGAGGTATTTGATGACGATGGGCTCGAGGGTCGGGATCGGCGCATTTCTGAAGCGGCGACTGGGGTTAACAGGCGCGAGAACAATGGACGTACGCAAGGAACACCTCGGAGAGGAACTCAAAGGCCTGAGCCTGCGACTGGGACGTGTTGAGAGCAAGGAGCTCCTCTGCGCGCTGACGTTAGCTCTGTCTTTCTGGCATCCGCACCCTCAGCGCGTTCTCGGGCTTGACGTAGACGGGAGGCATGGTGCGTTGTAGTTGTAGATGAGATGTGGCCGGAGGGGTGTCCGGATTTTTGGTTTGGGGGATTTAGCAGACTAAGTCTTCCTCTCTGCCAGCGGTGACGCGTTACGGCAGTGATTTATCGAGCGTAGTCGCTTAGGGATTGAGGGGaagggtggaggtggtgagggcgaggaagtcgaCAGCGAGCTCGTTGTCCTCGGTCTGCATCTGCCATCCAGCGTGCCACAACCTGAACATCGAAAAGTGAGAGCAGCCTGGTGGCGGTAATGCCGAAACCTCCGTCCACGTGGTGAATTGTGGCGATGAAGGGGTACGGTGTGTGCCTTGACTGAGCACTGCGGGATGTAATCGGGCCGTAGGTTCGACTGGGATTCATGTTATGAGCTAATGGGCCTATGGACCTGTGAGCCTGTGGGCCTGCGGTTTTGCGGGGAGTTTGCGGGGTCTGACTGACAGACTAGCAGTCAAGACCTGACGCACAGTCACAAGAGCCCCTCAGTGGCTCAGTCGCTATGGTGATGGGCCATCGCAGTTGCTTACATCTGATTAGTGACGCCGTCAGGCCATACCATCCAACCAACCACCCAATCCATCCAACATCCATCCACATCCCTCGCCACACCATCGCCATCAAACCATCAAGAAGCCATTTCTTCCATCCGACTAtcactcactctctcatTTATAATTCAACCATCAACGTTAGCAACGACTCTCACATAACCAGTCGAGGCCATGGCGCAGTCTCTTCAGCACTTGTAAGTGACACTACTTCAGCTCAACACTCACTCTCAGCGGCCGTGGAGGTGAGCAATTCTCGTCACTGGCCACCCATTCCATCAACTAACCATAGCCCTCCGGGTGGCCAAAAACTATACCAAGGGTTACAGTGATACCCAGGTTAGCTAGTGGGCATTGCATTCAAGCTCACGCCAGACGAAAGTGCGCGATGCGACATCGAACGACCCATGGGGACCCTCAGGAACGCAGATGAACGAAATCGCTCAGCTCACATACAACCAGTGCGCGCACCGGATTGACCTttagctgacaacaggggTGACTTTGTTGAGATCATGGAGATGCTGGATAAGCGCCTCAACGATAAGGGCAAGAACTGGCGGCATGTGTTCAAGGTGCGTCGAGCCACACACCCCTGGAGCTTCAGGCTCTCGCTACCGCCCGggctcctgctcctcgtcatctgtCTGTGATGGCAACCGGGCGCTCGTATGATGACATGGAACTGGGCTGACATCTAGGCGCTAACTGTTCTCGACTACTGCTTGCATGCGGGCTCGGAGAACGTCGTGGTCTACTTCAAGGACAACCTGTACATCGTCAAGACGCTCAAGGAGTTTGTCtacgtcgacgaccaggGCAAGGATGTGGGCCACAATGTCCGCcagaaggccaaggacatTACGAACCTTCTgcaggacgaggagaggcTTCGCACCGAGAGGCGACAGAGAGGTGCGATGCGTGACCGAATGCTGGGGAACATTGCAGACAGCGGCCTGcaaggcgaggaggacttGGGTGACCGGCGCAACGGGAACGCACCGCGTCGCCAGAGGCCAGCCAACTACCGCAACCCGTCGCgggaagaggacgacgacctgcaGCGCGCACTGCAGGAGAGCATGGACACGAGCCGTGAGGAAGACAAGAGACGCTCGCAACgagtcaaggaggaggacgacctccagAAGGCGTTACGGTTGTcagaggaggatgaggcgcGCAAGAAGCGGGAAGCTGAGGAGGCCAACCAGCGTGCACTAATGGACGACAACTTCCAGCTCGAGAGCAACAACCAGTACTCGCAGCAGAATCAGCAAGGCATGGGAATGATGAACACAGGCTTCCCCCTCGTCGACACGAGCACGGGCTGGggcggccagcagcagctccAGCCACAATTCACCTCGTACAACGTGAGTTGTGTACAGCTAACTTCTGACTCCAGCCATTCTATGCGCAGATGCTtgcgcagcagcaacaacagcaacaacaacagcaGATGATGCAGCAGCAAGAAATgatgcagcagcagcagatgCTAGAGCAGCAACGTCAGCAGGAGGAGTACATGCGCCAGCAGATGATGCTGCAGCAACAGCAAAGCCT from Cutaneotrichosporon cavernicola HIS019 DNA, chromosome: 2 harbors:
- a CDS encoding uncharacterized protein (Epsin N-terminal homology (ENTH) domain) is translated as MAQSLQHFGRGALRVAKNYTKGYSDTQTKVRDATSNDPWGPSGTQMNEIAQLTYNQGDFVEIMEMLDKRLNDKGKNWRHVFKALTVLDYCLHAGSENVVVYFKDNLYIVKTLKEFVYVDDQGKDVGHNVRQKAKDITNLLQDEERLRTERRQRGAMRDRMLGNIADSGLQGEEDLGDRRNGNAPRRQRPANYRNPSREEDDDLQRALQESMDTSREEDKRRSQRVKEEDDLQKALRLSEEDEARKKREAEEANQRALMDDNFQLESNNQYSQQNQQGMGMMNTGFPLVDTSTGWGGQQQLQPQFTSYNPFYAQMLAQQQQQQQQQQMMQQQEMMQQQQMLEQQRQQEEYMRQQMMLQQQQSLIPQHTSVGSNNPFAPRPQQQSLLDQGSSNQNQNNSLFSNSFLPVPSVQTQLPQQPTSPVQSPVSATPVSPAKPAWQAPVDKDDGQHAHLANLLSAGREGGTDTFGNVGNLRFGANNPFGGMGSQKTGMPQQQKPNDQPFFQI